In one window of Bradyrhizobium sp. AZCC 1721 DNA:
- a CDS encoding phosphate/phosphite/phosphonate ABC transporter substrate-binding protein, whose protein sequence is MSRTIWVGAVAYDPKVIGIWEGMRRYFHEEAGLAVEVVLFQSYEAQVAALLASPSERLPRIDIGWNTNLAYIQADAWSDHRCRPIAMRDTDVGWMTKIVAVTGGPVATLADLKSRTLALGSRDSGHAAILPVYFLHREGLVEGKDYQTLRFNSDVGKHGDTGTSESEVVRAVLDGRADAGAIGSPFWNAVRTERLVPQGALTEIWTSQPYNHCMFTARSDLDPALEQQFAEALFGMSYDNPAHRPVLEAEGLRQWIAPQLEAYAQLREASTQQGFLTRPLA, encoded by the coding sequence ATGAGCCGGACGATCTGGGTAGGCGCCGTCGCATATGACCCGAAGGTGATTGGCATCTGGGAGGGCATGCGACGCTACTTTCACGAGGAAGCGGGCCTCGCCGTCGAGGTGGTGCTGTTTCAAAGTTACGAGGCGCAGGTCGCTGCCCTCCTGGCCTCGCCGAGCGAACGGCTGCCGCGCATCGACATCGGATGGAATACGAACCTCGCCTATATCCAGGCCGATGCCTGGAGCGACCATCGCTGCCGACCGATCGCGATGCGCGACACGGATGTGGGCTGGATGACCAAGATCGTGGCGGTCACTGGCGGCCCGGTGGCGACGCTTGCCGATCTCAAGAGCCGCACCCTCGCTCTCGGCAGCCGCGACAGCGGCCATGCGGCAATCCTCCCGGTCTATTTTCTGCACCGTGAGGGACTGGTTGAGGGGAAGGACTACCAAACGCTGCGCTTCAACAGCGACGTCGGCAAGCACGGCGACACGGGTACAAGCGAGTCCGAGGTCGTTCGCGCGGTGCTCGACGGCCGCGCCGATGCGGGCGCAATCGGCAGCCCATTCTGGAACGCGGTGCGTACCGAGCGTCTCGTGCCGCAAGGTGCGCTGACCGAGATCTGGACCTCGCAGCCCTATAACCACTGCATGTTCACGGCGCGATCGGATCTGGACCCCGCGTTGGAGCAGCAGTTTGCCGAAGCATTATTTGGGATGAGCTACGATAACCCGGCCCATCGTCCTGTGCTCGAAGCGGAAGGGTTGCGCCAATGGATAGCACCGCAGCTTGAAGCGTATGCGCAGTTACGGGAAGCGTCGACGCAGCAAGGTTTCCTAACGCGGCCTTTGGCCTAG
- a CDS encoding Rv1681 family radical SAM protein, whose product MRTNANVELDAGSKTFASGLLPDLIAALRRIRKGDLVAVISGDPSIGPELEAWCRFTRNSLVDTAVEKGRTRWVLRYGEAPENVAEDRLVGSRLWLYTNFDCNLSCDYCCVRSSPKAPRRALGIERVRQIAAEAPELGVREIFVTGGEPFMLPNIGEIIAACAAAAPTTVLTNGMLFAGSRLATLRSLPRERVTFQISLDSPTPERHDSHRGKGTWARAWKGIERARAEGFRVRLAATVSTDAEADEFRSFLDAHHISEENRVIRRIALRGSATQGIALARADLVPEMTITAEGVFWHPVGAEDDDLLVSREIFPLAESFAAVRRAFDRESEHQRRLAMIFNCA is encoded by the coding sequence ATGAGAACGAACGCAAACGTTGAACTCGATGCTGGCAGCAAGACATTTGCCTCGGGTCTCTTGCCGGATTTGATAGCTGCGCTCCGCCGAATCCGTAAAGGCGATCTGGTGGCCGTGATCAGCGGCGATCCGAGCATCGGCCCCGAGCTCGAGGCATGGTGTCGTTTCACCCGCAACAGTTTGGTCGACACAGCCGTCGAAAAAGGTCGCACCCGTTGGGTGCTCCGGTACGGAGAGGCTCCCGAGAACGTCGCAGAAGATCGGCTCGTCGGCTCTCGCCTGTGGCTTTATACCAACTTCGACTGCAACCTGAGCTGCGACTATTGTTGCGTACGCTCGTCACCCAAAGCTCCGCGGCGGGCCCTCGGTATCGAGCGGGTGCGACAGATCGCCGCCGAGGCACCGGAGCTCGGCGTCAGGGAGATTTTTGTTACCGGCGGCGAGCCATTTATGCTGCCGAATATTGGCGAGATCATTGCCGCGTGCGCTGCGGCGGCGCCGACCACAGTTCTCACCAACGGCATGCTGTTTGCCGGGAGTCGGCTCGCAACGCTGCGCTCGTTGCCGCGCGAGCGCGTAACCTTCCAGATTAGTCTCGACAGTCCCACGCCGGAGCGCCACGACAGCCATCGAGGAAAGGGGACATGGGCACGCGCCTGGAAGGGAATCGAACGGGCCCGCGCTGAAGGATTCCGGGTGCGTTTGGCGGCTACAGTGTCGACTGACGCAGAGGCCGATGAGTTCCGCAGCTTCCTTGACGCTCATCATATTAGCGAGGAGAACCGGGTGATCAGGCGGATTGCGCTGCGAGGCTCCGCCACGCAGGGCATCGCTTTGGCAAGGGCAGATCTGGTTCCCGAGATGACGATTACGGCGGAGGGCGTGTTTTGGCATCCCGTTGGAGCCGAGGATGACGACCTGCTGGTCAGCCGTGAAATCTTTCCGCTCGCCGAATCCTTCGCAGCCGTGCGCCGCGCCTTCGATCGCGAATCCGAACATCAGCGCAGGTTGGCGATGATTTTCAATTGCGCCTGA
- a CDS encoding aspartate kinase, which translates to MRNHPIIVQKYGGVCLETPEKIRAVARSLADLHGRGHRVVAIVSAMGKTTDQLIQMAYQVSPTPNRRELDMLLTTGERISMSLMSMALSDLGVPAISFTGSQAGVMTDGSHSSARILDVRPIRVREELDRGRVVVLAGFQGVNPATREITTLGRGGSDTTAVAMAAALKAERCEIIKEVDGICSADPRIVPDARPLRRVDFASLSEMCFWGAKILHFRSVELAQSQDVPLVLKQWGGVEHSTQVTKGVADMENGRVLAVNSMARIEHVEIDSKDLNHGFEKFAQHLKQNSLSWPQLLASHFTAGKTSMTVACDSEWLDALLRTLEASKGLRKLREASSSVSLTCFGGVSSELPFKALQVLGHHGIVPDNYVLSPHSVSLFVPVENREAAVKALHSLVQQT; encoded by the coding sequence ATGCGCAACCATCCCATCATCGTGCAAAAATATGGCGGTGTCTGCCTAGAAACACCGGAGAAAATTCGCGCGGTTGCGCGCAGTCTCGCCGACCTGCATGGCCGTGGTCATCGTGTCGTGGCGATCGTCTCCGCAATGGGCAAGACCACCGACCAATTGATCCAGATGGCTTATCAGGTAAGCCCGACACCCAATCGCCGTGAACTCGACATGCTGCTAACGACCGGCGAGCGCATCAGCATGTCCCTGATGAGCATGGCGCTTTCCGATCTCGGCGTGCCCGCGATCAGCTTCACCGGCAGCCAGGCCGGCGTGATGACCGACGGCTCCCATTCCTCCGCACGCATTCTGGATGTACGGCCCATTCGAGTGCGTGAGGAGCTTGATCGCGGACGCGTCGTAGTGCTTGCAGGATTTCAGGGCGTGAACCCGGCGACCCGGGAAATCACCACGCTTGGCCGGGGCGGCAGCGACACCACGGCCGTTGCGATGGCTGCGGCGTTGAAGGCCGAACGCTGTGAAATCATCAAAGAAGTCGACGGAATTTGTTCGGCCGATCCGCGCATCGTGCCGGATGCAAGGCCGCTGCGGCGAGTGGACTTCGCATCCCTGTCCGAGATGTGCTTCTGGGGTGCAAAGATCCTGCATTTTCGCAGCGTAGAGCTGGCGCAAAGTCAGGATGTGCCTCTGGTTCTCAAGCAGTGGGGCGGCGTTGAACACAGCACGCAAGTGACGAAAGGGGTTGCAGACATGGAAAACGGAAGGGTTCTGGCCGTCAACTCGATGGCTCGCATTGAGCATGTGGAAATCGATTCCAAAGATCTCAATCACGGATTCGAGAAATTCGCGCAGCATCTCAAGCAAAACAGCCTGTCCTGGCCGCAGCTCCTGGCATCACACTTCACCGCGGGAAAAACCAGCATGACCGTGGCCTGTGATTCGGAGTGGCTCGACGCCCTGCTGCGCACGCTGGAGGCAAGCAAGGGTCTGCGCAAACTGCGCGAGGCTTCGAGCTCGGTGAGTCTCACCTGCTTCGGTGGCGTTTCGTCGGAATTGCCGTTCAAGGCGTTGCAGGTTCTCGGACATCACGGGATCGTCCCCGACAACTACGTGTTGTCGCCGCATTCGGTCAGTCTGTTTGTCCCTGTGGAGAACCGGGAGGCCGCGGTCAAGGCGTTGCATTCCCTTGTCCAGCAAACATAG
- the nagA gene encoding N-acetylglucosamine-6-phosphate deacetylase encodes MLMGHAGSSSLTIAAQHIFDGAEMRGPGSVRISQGRIESVTFGEAEARASIRLPADAILAPGFIDIQVNGGGGVLLNDQPTEAGVRRIVEAHRKAGTTGCLPTLITDRSEVIERLAAVAQACLKISGVLGFHLEGPALNRSRKGIHPEAEIRVPDRRDLAAIKSFGGRGRSIVTLAPECVPASMIDELIGAGLRIAAGHSDATAAEIGQVVDRGISGVTHLFNAMSQLNAREPGLVGAALGDDRLFAGIICDGIHVDRTGLRIAFRCKGRDRLMLVTDAMPLAGTNDRQFMLQGRQITLHKNRLTGPDGTLAGAHLTMIEAVRNAVALLGISLVDALIMASRTSAAFLGLESELGRIAPGYRADLVAFNPNFEVVGTWIGGVGSMGEASEASHRG; translated from the coding sequence ATGCTGATGGGCCACGCAGGTTCTTCCTCTCTCACCATTGCCGCGCAGCACATCTTTGATGGTGCCGAGATGCGCGGGCCGGGGTCGGTCAGGATCTCGCAGGGGCGGATTGAAAGCGTCACCTTCGGCGAGGCGGAGGCGCGCGCCTCAATCCGTCTTCCCGCAGACGCGATCCTTGCACCCGGATTCATCGACATCCAGGTGAACGGAGGCGGGGGCGTTCTTCTCAACGACCAGCCGACGGAGGCTGGCGTTCGACGCATCGTCGAGGCGCACCGCAAGGCGGGGACCACGGGCTGCTTGCCGACCCTCATCACCGATCGCAGCGAGGTCATCGAGCGATTGGCTGCAGTCGCCCAGGCTTGTCTGAAGATTTCCGGCGTTCTCGGCTTTCATCTGGAAGGACCGGCCCTCAACAGGTCTCGCAAGGGCATTCATCCGGAAGCCGAGATACGCGTGCCCGATCGGCGCGATCTCGCCGCGATCAAAAGTTTTGGGGGCCGCGGCCGCTCCATTGTGACCTTGGCCCCGGAATGCGTGCCCGCGTCCATGATCGATGAATTGATCGGCGCCGGATTGCGTATCGCGGCCGGCCACAGCGACGCCACCGCAGCCGAAATCGGGCAGGTGGTCGATCGCGGTATCTCGGGGGTCACCCATCTGTTCAATGCCATGTCGCAGTTGAACGCCCGGGAGCCGGGTTTGGTGGGCGCGGCGCTTGGGGATGACCGGCTGTTTGCAGGGATCATCTGCGACGGCATCCACGTTGACCGCACCGGTTTGCGTATTGCTTTCCGCTGCAAGGGGCGCGATCGATTGATGCTGGTCACCGATGCCATGCCACTGGCGGGCACGAACGACCGGCAATTCATGCTGCAAGGAAGGCAGATCACGTTGCACAAAAATCGCCTGACTGGCCCCGATGGCACGCTCGCGGGCGCTCACCTCACCATGATCGAGGCGGTGCGCAACGCTGTTGCGCTGCTCGGAATCTCCCTTGTCGATGCCCTCATCATGGCCTCGCGGACATCAGCGGCATTTCTGGGCCTTGAGTCCGAGCTTGGACGGATCGCGCCCGGATACCGCGCGGACCTTGTCGCCTTCAATCCGAATTTTGAAGTCGTCGGCACATGGATTGGCGGTGTCGGTTCGATGGGCGAGGCGAGCGAGGCTTCTCACCGAGGTTAG
- a CDS encoding BadF/BadG/BcrA/BcrD ATPase family protein yields MGTKDTTYLGIDGGGTRCRARIEDENGRVLGAASSGPATTRIGFEKAWRSIMEATEATAAQAGLTHEDFARMHAGIGLAGLGRRGAEAALNKIAHPFASVIFISDGLAACLGAHSGADGAIVVAGTGSVGVGLIDGREIRIAGYGFPVSDEGSGADIGLQVVRLALRAADRRGELTPLLSEVLGAFDHDPYQAVAWSEEARATDYAAFAPIVMRHANQGDPVGRRIVERAADAIGDLLDLFLARGIDRLSLVGGLADAITPWLTPDLRARLRCPDADAAAGALLVARGRLDLPKRELPEREADQEQASKFRV; encoded by the coding sequence ATGGGAACAAAGGATACCACGTATCTCGGCATTGATGGCGGCGGAACCCGCTGCCGCGCCCGGATCGAGGACGAAAACGGCAGGGTACTCGGTGCAGCAAGCTCGGGACCTGCCACGACGCGGATTGGCTTCGAGAAGGCCTGGCGGTCCATCATGGAGGCCACTGAAGCGACAGCCGCACAGGCCGGACTGACGCACGAGGATTTCGCGCGGATGCACGCCGGAATTGGCCTTGCCGGTCTTGGTCGCCGGGGTGCGGAAGCGGCACTCAACAAGATCGCGCATCCCTTTGCCTCCGTCATCTTCATCAGCGACGGCCTGGCGGCCTGTCTCGGCGCCCATAGCGGCGCGGACGGGGCCATCGTGGTAGCCGGCACAGGCTCGGTGGGTGTCGGCCTCATCGATGGCCGCGAAATCCGTATCGCCGGTTACGGCTTTCCCGTGTCGGATGAAGGCAGCGGTGCCGATATCGGCCTGCAGGTTGTTCGACTGGCGTTGCGGGCCGCGGATCGACGCGGCGAGCTGACCCCATTGCTTTCAGAGGTGCTGGGCGCATTCGATCATGATCCTTATCAGGCGGTGGCCTGGTCTGAAGAAGCCAGGGCCACAGACTACGCTGCGTTCGCGCCGATCGTGATGCGGCACGCCAATCAGGGCGATCCGGTCGGCCGACGCATTGTGGAACGCGCGGCCGATGCCATTGGCGATCTGCTCGATCTGTTTCTGGCGAGAGGAATTGACCGGCTCTCGCTGGTGGGCGGGCTCGCGGATGCCATTACGCCGTGGCTGACGCCCGACCTGCGTGCCCGCCTGAGGTGTCCCGACGCCGACGCGGCGGCCGGCGCGTTACTGGTTGCGCGAGGGCGGCTTGACCTGCCCAAGAGAGAACTGCCCGAGAGAGAAGCTGACCAGGAACAGGCTTCAAAGTTCCGCGTTTGA
- a CDS encoding N-acetylmuramic acid 6-phosphate etherase: protein MATEEVDPRFADLDAWPLTSAMEAMWEGQLAAVAAIGHALPAITAATEAAKAALGDRGRIVYVGAGTSGRVAVQDGAELMPTFAWPNERVRFIVAGGDSAFVSSIEGAEDDVDDAVTQINAARLTAHDVVIAVAASGTTPFTVAALQQAGSFGVVTIGVANNPGTVLLASAKFPILIETGRELIAGSTRMKAGTAQKIVLNLISSGIMLRLGRVYRGMMVNMQPTNAKLKRRAEAMVAQIAHCDPSHAARSLEQAEGDIKTAGLLALGLDRVDAETILKSCDGNLRRVFAELAKDHNKDRNRHPKEAAPRKQGGAVEP, encoded by the coding sequence ATGGCCACCGAAGAAGTCGATCCCCGCTTTGCCGATCTTGATGCATGGCCGCTGACGTCAGCGATGGAAGCGATGTGGGAGGGCCAGCTTGCGGCAGTCGCGGCGATCGGCCATGCCCTTCCCGCGATCACCGCGGCGACCGAAGCGGCCAAGGCGGCGCTGGGCGATCGCGGACGCATTGTGTATGTCGGCGCCGGCACCTCGGGCCGCGTGGCGGTCCAGGACGGTGCCGAGCTGATGCCGACCTTCGCCTGGCCCAACGAGCGCGTCCGCTTCATCGTCGCCGGCGGAGACAGCGCGTTCGTCAGCAGCATCGAGGGCGCGGAGGATGATGTCGATGATGCGGTCACGCAGATCAATGCCGCGCGGCTCACAGCGCACGACGTGGTGATCGCCGTTGCCGCCAGCGGAACGACGCCATTCACGGTCGCGGCGCTGCAGCAGGCAGGCTCTTTCGGTGTAGTGACGATCGGTGTCGCCAACAATCCCGGCACCGTATTGCTGGCATCGGCAAAGTTTCCGATCTTGATCGAGACCGGCCGCGAGCTGATCGCCGGCTCCACGCGGATGAAGGCGGGCACCGCACAGAAGATTGTGCTCAACCTGATCTCCTCAGGGATCATGCTGCGCCTTGGCCGGGTGTATCGTGGCATGATGGTGAACATGCAGCCGACCAATGCCAAACTGAAGCGGCGCGCCGAGGCCATGGTGGCGCAAATCGCGCACTGTGATCCGTCGCACGCGGCACGCTCGCTTGAGCAGGCCGAGGGAGACATCAAGACGGCAGGCCTTCTGGCGTTGGGTCTCGACAGGGTTGATGCCGAGACCATTCTGAAAAGCTGTGACGGCAACCTTCGGCGCGTGTTTGCCGAGCTCGCCAAGGATCACAACAAGGATCGCAACCGGCATCCCAAGGAAGCGGCGCCACGCAAGCAAGGCGGAGCGGTTGAGCCGTGA
- a CDS encoding SIS domain-containing protein: protein MASEIGESADVVAKIVRNRPATRDIAQRIGISSAPLCVVCGRGSSGHAGVFLRYLVETRLRLAVSASAPSVITAFRTPLMLRHALFIVISQSGRSPDLVAATRSARAAGARTIAIVNATPSPVADEAEFVVPIGAGQEHSVAATKTVIGSMAASAELVAELAEDRALRSALDRLPERLHRALALDWSEIADDLAKASAVFVAARGLGLGSAREIALKLSEILRLPSIGLSAAELQHGPRAALSSRTPVVMMRLMDETAATVDALAEELREQKIALHLCGGPHGSLPWLAEDDPATDPITMLVPAYRMIEQAARACGFDPDRPPRLSKITETF from the coding sequence ATGGCGAGCGAAATCGGCGAAAGCGCGGACGTTGTCGCCAAAATCGTTCGTAACCGCCCCGCCACCCGCGACATCGCGCAGCGGATCGGGATTAGCTCTGCCCCCCTGTGCGTCGTGTGCGGCCGGGGAAGCTCTGGGCATGCCGGGGTTTTCTTGAGGTACCTTGTCGAGACGCGGCTTCGCCTTGCCGTTTCAGCCAGCGCTCCTTCGGTGATCACGGCATTTCGCACGCCCTTGATGCTGCGCCATGCGCTGTTCATCGTGATCTCCCAATCCGGGCGCAGCCCGGATCTTGTCGCGGCGACGAGGTCGGCGCGCGCCGCGGGCGCCCGCACCATCGCCATCGTCAATGCGACGCCCTCGCCGGTGGCCGACGAAGCGGAGTTCGTCGTTCCGATCGGAGCCGGCCAAGAGCACTCCGTAGCGGCGACCAAGACCGTGATTGGCTCGATGGCTGCTAGCGCCGAACTTGTTGCCGAACTGGCGGAAGATCGTGCGCTGCGGTCGGCCCTCGACAGGCTGCCCGAGCGCCTGCACCGCGCGCTGGCGCTCGACTGGTCCGAGATTGCCGATGATCTAGCCAAGGCATCAGCCGTGTTTGTGGCGGCGCGGGGCTTGGGCCTGGGCTCGGCGCGGGAGATCGCGCTCAAACTTTCGGAAATCCTGCGCCTGCCTTCCATTGGTCTCAGCGCCGCCGAGCTGCAGCATGGGCCGCGCGCCGCGTTATCATCGCGCACGCCGGTCGTCATGATGCGCCTCATGGATGAAACGGCGGCCACGGTGGACGCGCTGGCAGAAGAGTTGCGCGAGCAAAAGATCGCGCTGCATCTATGCGGCGGACCGCATGGCTCGCTGCCCTGGTTGGCCGAGGATGACCCCGCCACCGACCCGATCACTATGCTCGTTCCGGCCTATCGGATGATCGAGCAGGCGGCGCGCGCCTGCGGATTTGATCCCGATCGTCCCCCTCGCCTGAGCAAGATTACCGAGACGTTTTGA
- a CDS encoding alpha/beta fold hydrolase, with protein sequence MPKALVAAAIFGLARIASAQTAFYDAPESLLAGAPGTLVRQDPMDGAPLGASTYRVLYRSTGLNGRPIFVSGVVVVPQGAPPPGGRPIVAWAHPTSGIVPRCAPSLAIFLFQQIQGLRSMISRGFVVAATDYPGLGTPGPHPYLVGESEGRAVIDIVRAARSLPRAGEGKDFTVWGHSQGGQAALFAGMMAKAYAPELRLLGVAAAAPATDLAKLMSDDINSIGGKNITAMTLWSWHRVYGAVIDNVIDPRAMPAIDRLAQECIEGPFDLIVRQRTGRPLEQYFLTVQDPTKAEPWRSLLQQNSTGVLSPDIPIFLAQGTNDQIIQPAVTQVYMDKLCKAGSKVRMVMLSGIGHARAAQASTMAAVNWMTDRFAGKIPPDNCVR encoded by the coding sequence ATGCCGAAGGCGCTCGTCGCCGCGGCTATCTTTGGCTTGGCGCGAATAGCGTCGGCCCAGACGGCATTCTATGATGCGCCGGAATCGTTGCTCGCCGGTGCCCCGGGGACCTTGGTGCGGCAGGATCCGATGGATGGCGCTCCGCTCGGCGCCTCCACCTATCGCGTGCTCTATCGGTCGACGGGGCTGAATGGTCGGCCGATCTTTGTGTCCGGCGTCGTCGTTGTTCCGCAAGGCGCGCCCCCGCCAGGCGGTCGTCCGATCGTTGCTTGGGCACATCCTACATCGGGTATCGTCCCGCGCTGCGCGCCGTCGCTTGCCATTTTTCTGTTTCAGCAGATCCAGGGCCTTCGCTCGATGATCTCTCGTGGCTTCGTCGTGGCGGCGACTGATTATCCGGGGCTCGGCACGCCGGGCCCGCATCCTTATCTGGTTGGTGAGAGCGAAGGTCGCGCCGTGATCGATATCGTGCGCGCGGCACGCTCCCTTCCCCGCGCAGGCGAGGGCAAGGACTTCACAGTGTGGGGACATTCGCAAGGCGGGCAAGCCGCGCTCTTCGCCGGGATGATGGCAAAGGCTTACGCCCCTGAGCTGAGGCTTCTCGGCGTCGCTGCTGCGGCGCCGGCAACCGACCTCGCAAAGCTGATGAGCGACGATATCAACTCGATCGGCGGCAAGAACATCACGGCGATGACGCTATGGTCGTGGCACCGCGTCTACGGAGCCGTCATCGACAACGTCATCGATCCGCGCGCCATGCCCGCGATCGACAGGCTGGCGCAAGAATGCATCGAAGGGCCTTTCGACCTGATCGTCAGGCAGAGAACAGGGAGGCCGCTCGAGCAATATTTCCTGACGGTGCAAGATCCGACCAAGGCCGAACCTTGGCGCTCGCTTCTTCAACAGAACAGCACCGGCGTGCTCTCTCCTGATATCCCCATCTTTCTAGCGCAGGGGACCAACGACCAGATCATCCAGCCCGCGGTCACCCAGGTCTACATGGACAAGCTGTGCAAGGCCGGCAGCAAGGTGAGGATGGTCATGCTGTCCGGTATCGGCCACGCGCGCGCCGCGCAAGCGAGCACGATGGCGGCGGTGAACTGGATGACTGACCGCTTTGCCGGGAAAATACCTCCGGACAATTGCGTCAGATAG
- a CDS encoding DUF4403 family protein: MGIARLAALALGALPSIAFGADKPALSPDAATPLVTTSRISATVEFGLPALAAAIERDIPKRLATIDERVNCVHRRVFIFRINANCDVWGFVDRTSPVSLYGRGDRVFGAVSIYGAAEGQGANRFTARIRGDTEARATIEVEARPELRRDGSLQLNISDSFHWSEHPYLHVLGREFDLAPYVEPNIRTQLGHIRSRALAAARALDLHGKAETAWRHAFEPIKLADDPPAWLQVTPQSAAFAGVRANAKLLWGSLELAGSAETVIGQQPPAVAATALPPLGTAVAEPGTFDVILPVRINYDTLKDKISQAITALPAQDTSVREVQVYPSSGKLVIGLRIAKSSDTDSSAGQWTYLSTTPKVDTNNKTVGLSEIDLTTSSDDSQIGSAVQQLAAQLRNVANLDYGISYQNLLMAANERLTRPLKEGFRMEGHLDSARLEKVQLLREGILIALHASGGLKILYGL; the protein is encoded by the coding sequence ATGGGCATAGCCCGCCTGGCCGCGCTCGCTCTTGGGGCGCTCCCGTCGATCGCGTTCGGCGCCGATAAGCCGGCGCTGAGCCCGGACGCAGCAACGCCGCTCGTAACGACTTCGCGCATCTCTGCGACGGTCGAGTTCGGCCTGCCGGCTCTCGCTGCGGCGATCGAGCGGGATATTCCAAAGCGGCTTGCCACCATCGACGAGCGCGTCAATTGCGTTCATCGTCGTGTTTTCATCTTCCGCATCAACGCCAATTGCGACGTCTGGGGTTTTGTCGACCGGACTAGCCCGGTCTCGCTGTATGGTCGGGGCGACCGCGTCTTCGGAGCGGTCTCTATATATGGCGCCGCCGAGGGCCAGGGAGCCAATCGCTTCACGGCGCGTATTCGCGGCGACACCGAGGCGCGCGCGACGATCGAGGTTGAAGCGCGCCCCGAGCTGCGGCGGGACGGGTCGCTCCAGCTAAACATCAGTGACTCCTTCCACTGGAGCGAACATCCCTACCTTCACGTGCTCGGCCGCGAGTTTGACCTTGCACCCTACGTCGAGCCCAACATCCGGACGCAGTTGGGCCACATCCGGTCGCGGGCGCTGGCGGCGGCGCGCGCACTCGACCTGCACGGCAAGGCGGAGACGGCGTGGCGTCACGCGTTTGAACCCATCAAGCTCGCGGACGATCCGCCGGCCTGGCTGCAAGTGACCCCGCAGAGCGCTGCTTTCGCGGGTGTCCGCGCCAATGCCAAGCTATTGTGGGGATCGCTTGAGCTTGCCGGTTCCGCCGAAACCGTAATCGGGCAGCAGCCGCCGGCTGTCGCGGCAACGGCGCTTCCGCCGCTCGGCACCGCGGTGGCCGAGCCGGGCACCTTCGATGTCATTCTTCCCGTCCGCATCAACTACGACACGCTCAAGGACAAGATAAGCCAGGCGATCACAGCCTTGCCGGCGCAGGACACGTCCGTGCGCGAGGTTCAGGTTTATCCGTCGTCGGGTAAACTTGTGATCGGCCTGCGTATTGCAAAGAGCTCGGATACCGATTCTAGCGCGGGCCAATGGACCTATCTCTCCACCACGCCAAAAGTCGATACGAACAATAAGACCGTCGGCCTCTCCGAAATCGACCTGACAACTTCATCAGACGACAGCCAGATTGGATCTGCCGTGCAACAGCTAGCGGCGCAATTGAGGAATGTCGCTAATCTCGACTACGGCATCTCCTACCAGAACCTGCTCATGGCGGCGAACGAACGCCTGACGCGCCCGCTGAAGGAGGGCTTTCGCATGGAGGGCCACCTCGACTCGGCAAGGCTCGAAAAGGTGCAGTTGCTGCGCGAAGGCATCCTGATTGCCCTTCATGCCAGCGGCGGTCTGAAGATACTTTACGGACTGTGA
- the cbbX gene encoding CbbX protein has protein sequence MDMGTADMTDTVNLREELEAVGIEEILTQLDRELIGLVPVKTRIREIASLLLIERIRKRLDLTSEVPTLHMSFTGNPGTGKTTVALRIASILHRLGFVRRGQVVSVTRDELVGQYIGHTAPKTKEVLKKAMGGVLFIDEAYYLHRPDNERDYGQEAIEILLQVMESQREDLVVILAGYGDRMDKFFASNPGFRSRIAHHIDFPDYSEPELLAIAELILRDMNYKFSADAREAFIRYIALRKTQPLFSNARSIRNALDRMRLRQANRLVADLDRVLTADDIMSLEASDVLASRVFLKDKPVAGSA, from the coding sequence ATGGACATGGGTACCGCCGACATGACAGACACGGTCAACCTCCGCGAGGAGCTCGAAGCCGTCGGCATTGAGGAAATCCTCACGCAGCTCGACCGCGAGTTGATCGGGCTAGTGCCCGTCAAAACCCGTATCCGCGAAATCGCATCGCTCTTGCTGATCGAACGTATCCGCAAGCGGCTTGATCTGACGTCGGAGGTGCCGACATTGCACATGTCGTTCACCGGCAATCCCGGCACCGGCAAGACCACGGTGGCGCTGCGGATCGCGAGCATTCTCCACAGGCTCGGTTTCGTGCGGCGCGGCCAGGTGGTGTCGGTTACCCGCGATGAGCTGGTTGGACAATATATCGGCCACACCGCGCCCAAGACCAAGGAGGTGCTGAAGAAGGCGATGGGCGGCGTGCTTTTCATCGACGAAGCCTATTATCTCCACCGGCCCGACAACGAACGCGATTACGGTCAGGAGGCGATCGAGATCCTGCTGCAGGTGATGGAATCCCAGCGCGAGGATCTCGTGGTGATTCTCGCCGGTTACGGCGATCGAATGGATAAATTCTTCGCCAGCAATCCCGGCTTCCGCTCCCGCATTGCCCATCACATCGATTTTCCGGACTATTCCGAGCCTGAATTGCTTGCCATCGCCGAGCTGATACTGCGCGACATGAACTACAAATTCAGCGCCGACGCGCGCGAAGCGTTCATCCGCTACATCGCGCTGCGCAAGACCCAGCCGCTGTTCTCCAACGCGCGCTCGATCCGAAACGCGCTCGACCGCATGCGCCTGCGCCAGGCCAATCGTCTCGTCGCCGATCTCGATCGCGTGCTGACGGCTGACGACATCATGTCGCTGGAGGCGTCAGACGTGCTCGCCAGCCGGGTCTTTCTGAAGGACAAGCCGGTGGCTGGCTCGGCGTGA